In the Oceanithermus desulfurans genome, one interval contains:
- a CDS encoding VWA domain-containing protein — protein sequence MGFEQPGFLIALLLLLGVREPLLRLVVLLLVLGAAGPTLPLAYERTAVLIDQSPSAPAEAGRVAAGLEAPGTRFWAFAERAEPLPGPGARRNDLGRHTRVQPAVDAVLARSPDRIVLISDGLWSGRVYSPVPVYVLHVAPRPNARIARLIAPAAPRLGETVEVRAVLESTEPTSAQLSFQGGGTTTRYERPLPAGTSSVPYRFELERRTTVRVRLETPIGRDRAEVTLDPLGPGRALVVDDPAAATYLRAAGWDVAEGTPADLAETPELLVIGGPAEAWNVADRARLERYLREGGAVLWTATPKGLFFGGWQRTLLAEKIPLEPEPQEGAALVLVLDVSGSMGLGTPSKLARAVEGARKLVDAAGPEDTLGIVTFASRSRWLLAPRAMTYRAKREAETRLDALEARGGTQLATAYAAAAEALEPLDARTRWILVLSDGQLEDDPQRTLARARQAAARGVKTLTLALGADADRPFLAQLAREGGGRFLDLAEPAALPQVLALLGEEAFKPPVVEGRFRLQLRDHPVTQGLQELAPVPVLLPARAPGWAQVVVQTASGRPLLALGEVLGGRVAALATDLGRSWKDDPGAARLLAQLARWLTATPARPRYDWSTEEEGPVLWVYGRFDPLPLAQWQGRVEPLEPTAPFTFRLRLPRGFAGSVRVTSGDRTVFTVTAPKASEWPAVDGAQHLRELARASGGAWLADPAELPPPRRKPTPVGPYLWGLALALFLLERWREGAAHRKGAPEVG from the coding sequence TTGGGCTTCGAACAGCCGGGCTTCCTGATCGCGCTCCTGCTGCTCTTGGGGGTGCGGGAGCCGCTCCTGCGCCTGGTGGTGCTGTTGCTGGTGCTGGGGGCGGCCGGCCCCACGCTGCCGCTTGCGTACGAACGCACCGCGGTGCTGATCGACCAGAGCCCTTCGGCGCCCGCCGAAGCCGGCCGCGTCGCGGCCGGGCTGGAGGCGCCCGGCACCCGCTTTTGGGCCTTCGCCGAGCGCGCCGAGCCGCTGCCCGGCCCCGGCGCCCGCCGCAACGACCTGGGCCGGCACACCCGGGTGCAACCCGCTGTGGACGCGGTCCTCGCGCGCTCGCCCGACCGCATTGTGCTGATCTCGGACGGTCTCTGGAGCGGCCGGGTCTACAGCCCGGTGCCCGTCTACGTCCTGCACGTCGCCCCGCGGCCGAACGCCCGGATCGCCCGCCTGATCGCTCCGGCGGCGCCCAGGCTTGGCGAGACGGTGGAGGTGCGCGCCGTACTCGAGAGCACCGAGCCCACTTCGGCGCAGCTGAGCTTCCAGGGCGGCGGAACGACGACCCGGTACGAGCGCCCGCTGCCGGCGGGCACCAGCTCGGTGCCCTACCGCTTCGAGCTGGAACGGCGCACTACGGTGCGCGTGCGGCTCGAGACCCCCATCGGCCGCGACCGTGCCGAGGTGACGCTCGACCCCCTTGGCCCGGGGCGGGCGCTGGTGGTGGACGACCCCGCGGCGGCCACCTACCTGCGGGCCGCAGGCTGGGACGTGGCCGAGGGGACCCCCGCCGACCTGGCCGAGACGCCCGAACTGCTGGTGATCGGCGGCCCCGCGGAGGCCTGGAACGTCGCGGATCGGGCGCGGCTCGAGCGCTACCTGCGCGAGGGCGGCGCGGTGCTTTGGACCGCCACCCCCAAGGGCCTCTTCTTCGGCGGCTGGCAGCGCACCCTGCTGGCGGAAAAGATCCCCCTGGAACCCGAACCCCAGGAGGGTGCGGCACTGGTGCTGGTCCTGGACGTCTCGGGCTCGATGGGCCTCGGCACGCCCAGCAAGCTGGCGCGCGCCGTCGAGGGGGCCCGCAAACTCGTGGACGCCGCCGGCCCCGAAGACACCCTGGGCATCGTCACCTTCGCCTCCCGCAGCCGCTGGCTGCTCGCGCCCAGGGCCATGACCTACCGCGCGAAACGCGAAGCGGAGACCCGCCTGGACGCGCTCGAGGCCCGCGGCGGAACCCAGCTGGCCACGGCCTACGCCGCCGCCGCCGAGGCCCTGGAGCCCCTCGACGCGCGCACCCGCTGGATCCTGGTCCTTTCGGACGGCCAGCTCGAAGACGACCCCCAACGCACGCTGGCGCGGGCCCGTCAGGCGGCCGCCCGGGGGGTCAAGACCCTGACCCTGGCGCTGGGCGCCGACGCCGACCGCCCCTTCCTGGCGCAGCTGGCCCGCGAGGGCGGCGGCCGCTTCCTGGACCTGGCCGAGCCCGCGGCCCTGCCGCAGGTGCTGGCGCTCCTGGGGGAGGAGGCCTTCAAGCCCCCCGTGGTCGAAGGCCGTTTCCGCCTCCAGTTGCGCGATCACCCGGTAACCCAGGGGCTGCAGGAGCTCGCCCCGGTCCCGGTGCTGCTGCCGGCGCGCGCACCGGGGTGGGCCCAGGTCGTCGTGCAGACGGCTTCGGGGCGGCCCCTGCTCGCCCTGGGCGAGGTCCTGGGCGGCCGCGTCGCGGCGCTGGCCACCGACCTCGGGCGCAGCTGGAAGGACGACCCCGGGGCCGCACGGCTGCTCGCGCAGCTGGCGCGCTGGCTCACCGCGACGCCGGCGCGGCCGCGCTACGACTGGTCCACCGAGGAGGAGGGACCGGTCCTCTGGGTCTACGGCCGCTTCGATCCGCTGCCGCTGGCCCAGTGGCAAGGGCGGGTGGAGCCGCTCGAGCCCACCGCCCCCTTCACCTTCCGCCTGCGGCTGCCCCGCGGCTTCGCAGGCAGCGTGCGCGTCACCAGCGGAGACCGCACCGTCTTCACCGTCACCGCCCCCAAAGCCAGCGAATGGCCCGCGGTCGACGGCGCCCAACACCTGCGCGAGCTCGCCCGCGCCTCGGGCGGGGCCTGGCTCGCCGACCCCGCCGAGCTGCCGCCGCCGCGGCGCAAGCCGACGCCGGTCGGCCCCTACCTTTGGGGTCTGGCGCTGGC
- the ispG gene encoding flavodoxin-dependent (E)-4-hydroxy-3-methylbut-2-enyl-diphosphate synthase — translation MKRSTPTVRVGSVALGGGEPVRVQSMTNTDTADAAATARQVAGLARAGSEIVRITVNSEAAARAVPEIRMRLEDEGLDVPLVGDFHFNGHLLLARYPEMARTLDKYRINPGTVGAKAKAADNFRTMVEAAIEHGKPVRIGGNWGSLDQALLAEIMDANARRPQPKTAHEVLLETLVVSVQRSAELAEEIGLARDRIVLSAKVSAPADLWVVYRELAKSPYALHLGLTEAGMGDRGVVFSTAAVTPLLAEGIGDTLRVSLTPVPGEPRTREVEVAKEILQAVGVRRFAPSVSACPGCGRTTSSFFQELAQEVSRYLALKMDAWRTRYPGVEELKVAVMGCVVNGPGESKHADVGISLPGSGEAPRAPVYVDGELYTTLSGEGIPERFVQILEDYVERRFGAARGG, via the coding sequence GTGAAACGAAGCACCCCGACCGTGCGCGTGGGCTCCGTGGCCCTGGGGGGCGGCGAGCCCGTGCGCGTGCAGTCGATGACCAACACCGACACCGCCGACGCCGCGGCCACCGCGCGCCAGGTGGCCGGGCTGGCCCGCGCGGGCAGCGAGATCGTGCGCATCACCGTCAACAGCGAGGCCGCGGCCCGGGCCGTGCCCGAGATCCGCATGCGCCTCGAGGACGAGGGCCTGGACGTGCCGCTGGTGGGCGACTTCCACTTCAACGGCCACCTGCTGCTGGCGCGCTACCCCGAGATGGCCCGCACCCTCGACAAGTACCGCATCAACCCGGGCACCGTGGGGGCGAAGGCCAAGGCCGCAGACAACTTCCGCACGATGGTGGAGGCGGCCATCGAACACGGCAAACCGGTGCGCATCGGCGGCAACTGGGGCAGCCTCGACCAGGCGCTGCTGGCCGAGATCATGGACGCCAACGCCCGGCGCCCCCAGCCGAAGACGGCCCACGAGGTGCTGCTCGAGACCCTGGTGGTCTCGGTGCAGCGCTCGGCCGAGCTGGCCGAGGAGATCGGCCTCGCGCGCGACCGCATCGTGCTCAGCGCCAAGGTTTCGGCCCCGGCCGACCTCTGGGTCGTCTACCGCGAGCTGGCGAAGAGCCCCTACGCCCTGCACCTGGGCCTCACCGAGGCGGGGATGGGCGACCGCGGCGTCGTCTTCAGCACCGCGGCGGTGACGCCGCTGCTGGCCGAGGGCATCGGCGACACCCTGCGGGTCTCGCTCACGCCGGTGCCGGGCGAGCCGCGCACCCGCGAGGTGGAGGTGGCCAAGGAGATCCTGCAGGCCGTGGGGGTGCGCCGCTTCGCTCCCTCGGTGAGCGCCTGCCCCGGCTGCGGGCGCACCACCAGCAGCTTCTTCCAGGAGCTGGCCCAGGAGGTGAGCCGCTACCTGGCGCTCAAAATGGACGCCTGGCGCACCCGCTACCCGGGCGTGGAAGAGCTGAAGGTGGCGGTGATGGGCTGCGTCGTCAACGGTCCCGGCGAGTCCAAGCACGCCGACGTGGGCATCAGCCTGCCCGGCTCGGGCGAGGCGCCCCGGGCCCCGGTCTACGTGGACGGCGAGCTCTACACCACCCTGAGCGGCGAAGGCATTCCCGAACGGTTCGTGCAGATCCTGGAGGACTACGTGGAGCGCCGTTTCGGCGCGGCGCGCGGAGGCTAG
- the pheT gene encoding phenylalanine--tRNA ligase subunit beta has protein sequence MNVPYSWLREFLPGLPEPEAVREVLDRLGLAVEEVRRLPAPPAGVVFGRVLQAEEVPGTELKKLEVDVGREVVTLVSGAQGARAGIGLAVARPGVVLPDGTEIGERNIHGVTSAGMALSPAELGVGEYAGGLLELPADALEPGRELAEVWPEEVVFELELTPNRADAFSVLGVARDLAAKLELELVEPPVDVEESPVARFVTVEVEDPEGCDRYLARYAGGLEIGPSPLEAQRRLLAVGLRPINNVVDATNYTMWELGGPLHAFDLEEVAGGIVVRRAKAGEKIVTLDGEERRLVPDDLVIARKVAGGTEPVAVAGVMGAANSEVTEKTREVVLEAAHFDPVRVRLTARRLGLSTDSSYRFERGVDPNLPPRAAARFLHLLQRWSGCTVGDVVVDVGGDKPRREVPFRPGYANRLLGTGFDAASQLAALERLGCEVAGEAEPYAVRPPTWRVDLNIEEDLVEEVGRILGYEHVPTEPLALIPAPDNLNAEEPYRREEALRRAMRGLGGWEAINYTWLSPAYLSLARAPEPRRFLKNPMDQSKNALRTALYPGLLETLAANREERHRFFFELGHVFLDVEETRLAAVLGGPLVEAGWQPAFGEGYPAVKGVLEALAARAGARVEVRPQPHPPLHPGVSGTVFWNDEPRGFIGRLHPQVEEALEQGPVHLFELVLPLPEAERSFRDLPKFPPARRDLAVVVPENVPHVEILDLVRRFGGPYLEAAELFDVYRGRPLAEGQKSLAYHLSFRHPDRTLTDAEVDEEMGRIVTAVLEAGYKIRE, from the coding sequence ATGAACGTACCCTATTCCTGGTTGCGCGAATTCCTGCCCGGCCTCCCCGAGCCCGAGGCCGTGCGCGAGGTGCTCGACCGCCTGGGGCTGGCGGTGGAGGAGGTGCGCCGGCTGCCCGCCCCGCCCGCGGGCGTCGTCTTCGGCCGGGTGCTGCAGGCCGAGGAGGTCCCGGGTACCGAACTCAAGAAGCTCGAGGTCGACGTGGGCCGCGAGGTCGTCACCCTGGTGAGCGGTGCGCAGGGCGCCCGCGCCGGCATCGGCCTGGCGGTGGCCCGCCCGGGCGTGGTCCTGCCCGACGGAACCGAGATCGGCGAGCGCAACATTCACGGCGTGACGAGCGCGGGCATGGCCCTCAGCCCGGCGGAGCTGGGCGTGGGCGAGTACGCCGGCGGGCTGCTGGAGCTGCCCGCGGACGCGCTCGAGCCCGGCCGCGAGCTGGCCGAGGTCTGGCCCGAGGAGGTCGTCTTCGAGCTGGAGCTGACCCCCAACCGCGCCGACGCCTTCAGCGTGCTGGGGGTGGCCCGCGACCTGGCGGCCAAGCTGGAGCTCGAGCTGGTCGAACCCCCTGTGGACGTCGAGGAAAGCCCGGTCGCCCGCTTCGTAACCGTGGAGGTCGAAGACCCCGAGGGCTGCGACCGCTACCTGGCCCGCTACGCCGGCGGCCTGGAGATCGGCCCCAGCCCCCTCGAGGCCCAGCGCCGGCTCCTGGCCGTGGGGCTCAGGCCCATCAACAACGTGGTGGACGCCACCAACTACACCATGTGGGAGCTCGGCGGCCCGCTGCACGCCTTCGACCTGGAGGAGGTGGCGGGGGGCATCGTGGTGCGCCGCGCGAAGGCCGGCGAGAAGATCGTCACCCTCGACGGTGAGGAGCGGCGGCTGGTGCCCGACGACCTGGTGATCGCCCGCAAGGTCGCCGGCGGCACCGAGCCGGTGGCCGTCGCCGGGGTGATGGGCGCGGCCAACTCCGAGGTCACCGAGAAGACCCGCGAGGTGGTGCTGGAGGCGGCCCACTTCGACCCGGTACGGGTGCGCCTGACCGCCCGCCGCCTGGGGCTTTCCACCGACTCCAGCTACCGCTTCGAGCGCGGGGTCGACCCCAACCTGCCGCCGCGGGCGGCGGCGCGCTTCTTGCACCTGCTGCAGCGCTGGAGCGGTTGCACCGTCGGCGACGTGGTGGTCGACGTCGGCGGCGACAAGCCGCGGCGCGAGGTGCCCTTCCGCCCCGGCTACGCCAACCGGCTGCTCGGCACCGGCTTCGACGCCGCGAGCCAGCTGGCCGCGCTCGAGCGCCTGGGTTGCGAGGTCGCCGGCGAGGCCGAGCCCTACGCGGTGCGGCCGCCCACCTGGCGGGTGGACCTGAACATCGAGGAGGACCTGGTGGAAGAGGTGGGGCGCATCCTCGGCTACGAGCACGTGCCCACCGAGCCGCTGGCGCTGATTCCCGCCCCCGACAACCTGAACGCCGAGGAGCCCTACCGGCGCGAGGAGGCCCTGCGCCGCGCCATGCGCGGGCTGGGGGGCTGGGAGGCCATCAACTACACCTGGCTGAGCCCCGCCTACCTGAGCCTCGCCCGCGCCCCCGAACCGCGCCGCTTCCTCAAGAACCCGATGGACCAAAGCAAGAACGCCCTGCGCACCGCCCTCTACCCGGGGCTGCTCGAAACCCTGGCGGCCAACCGCGAGGAGCGCCACCGCTTCTTCTTCGAGCTGGGCCACGTCTTCCTCGACGTCGAGGAGACCCGGCTGGCGGCGGTGCTGGGCGGGCCGCTGGTCGAGGCCGGCTGGCAGCCCGCCTTCGGCGAGGGCTACCCGGCCGTCAAGGGGGTGCTCGAGGCGCTGGCGGCGCGCGCCGGAGCGCGGGTGGAGGTGCGGCCCCAGCCGCACCCGCCCCTGCACCCGGGCGTGAGCGGCACCGTCTTCTGGAACGACGAGCCGCGCGGTTTCATCGGCCGGCTCCACCCCCAGGTGGAGGAGGCGCTGGAGCAGGGCCCGGTTCACCTCTTCGAGCTGGTGCTGCCGCTGCCCGAGGCCGAGCGCAGCTTCCGCGACCTGCCCAAGTTCCCGCCGGCGCGGCGCGACCTCGCGGTGGTGGTGCCCGAGAACGTGCCCCACGTCGAGATCCTCGACCTGGTCCGCCGCTTCGGCGGCCCCTACCTTGAGGCGGCCGAGCTCTTCGACGTCTACCGCGGCCGGCCGCTCGCCGAAGGGCAGAAGAGCCTGGCCTACCACCTGTCCTTCCGCCACCCGGACCGCACCCTCACCGACGCCGAGGTGGACGAGGAGATGGGCCGGATCGTTACCGCGGTTCTCGAGGCGGGGTACAAGATCCGCGAGTAG
- the pheS gene encoding phenylalanine--tRNA ligase subunit alpha, which yields MLEEALAEIRAAASLEALQEIKVRFLGKKGRLTQAFKAMKGLGPEERKARGQELNRIKQAIEQALAEREAEIKAAELEARLEREREDVSLPGLALAPGGYHVATQILDELVNVFRRMGYQAVTGPEAEDEFHNFDALNIPPHHPARDMWDTFWLEDGHLLRTHTSPMQVRYMEAHTPPFQIVVPGKVYRHEATDATHEAMFHQLEGLAVGEGITLAHLKGALLTMARALYGEEARVRLQPSFFPFVEPGVEFLVWWTNPRTGEGSWLELGGAGMVHPAVFKAADDAREKAGRPRVYENVTGFAFGLGVERIAMLRYGIPDIRYFYSNRLAFLRQFPRP from the coding sequence ATGTTGGAAGAAGCGTTGGCCGAAATTCGTGCCGCAGCGAGCCTGGAAGCGTTGCAGGAGATCAAGGTTCGCTTCCTGGGCAAGAAGGGGCGGCTCACCCAGGCCTTCAAGGCGATGAAGGGGCTCGGCCCCGAGGAACGCAAGGCGCGCGGGCAGGAGCTCAACCGCATCAAACAGGCCATCGAGCAGGCGCTTGCCGAACGCGAGGCCGAAATCAAGGCGGCCGAGCTGGAGGCCAGGCTGGAACGCGAGCGCGAGGACGTCAGCCTGCCGGGCCTGGCGCTGGCGCCGGGCGGCTACCACGTCGCTACCCAGATTCTCGATGAGCTGGTCAACGTCTTCCGGCGCATGGGCTACCAGGCGGTGACGGGCCCGGAGGCGGAGGACGAGTTCCATAACTTCGACGCCCTCAACATCCCGCCCCACCATCCGGCGCGCGACATGTGGGACACCTTCTGGCTCGAAGACGGCCACCTGCTGCGCACCCACACCTCGCCGATGCAGGTGCGCTACATGGAGGCCCACACCCCGCCCTTCCAGATCGTGGTGCCCGGCAAGGTCTACCGCCACGAGGCCACCGACGCCACCCACGAGGCGATGTTCCACCAGCTCGAAGGGCTGGCGGTGGGCGAGGGCATCACCCTGGCCCACCTCAAGGGGGCGCTGCTCACGATGGCGCGGGCGCTGTACGGCGAGGAGGCCCGGGTGCGGCTGCAACCCAGCTTCTTCCCCTTCGTCGAACCGGGGGTCGAGTTCCTCGTCTGGTGGACCAATCCGCGCACCGGCGAGGGTAGCTGGCTCGAGCTGGGCGGGGCCGGCATGGTCCACCCGGCGGTCTTCAAGGCGGCCGACGACGCCCGCGAGAAGGCCGGCCGGCCGCGCGTCTACGAAAACGTGACCGGCTTCGCCTTCGGTCTGGGCGTCGAGCGCATCGCCATGCTGCGCTACGGCATCCCCGACATCCGCTACTTCTACTCCAACCGGCTGGCCTTCCTGCGCCAGTTCCCGCGCCCTTAG
- a CDS encoding tetratricopeptide repeat protein, which produces MRAGIWLVLLFLPVLALSPEAVQLLNEARALAEEAQETYEVQFPDKPLWAQAIAKAEAAAKLEPDEPEVWRVLAQIYTTTGWWIRAEKAWKRYLALAGESNPAPLAEALRALGFLAYQRGDVKAALDYFEQALVLEPESEEALAWLGRLYLELGDGIRAAEYWQLAAKVNPSPRNTYFAEQAEKMAQYGPEAVKAFYQGYAAWEAGDYPTAIQQFETAAGLAPDWSEAHRWLARSYMDAGMPAKAIPHWEKVIALEGNPADARHFLKLAREAAGVGLSAADAFFKGVAAYEAGRLEEAERWFARAVEADPEYAKAWRWLGRVRYEQGRYAEAVEAYAKAVELNPDDTSARYFLRLARQAAGE; this is translated from the coding sequence ATGCGCGCAGGGATTTGGCTGGTGCTCCTGTTCTTGCCGGTGCTGGCCCTCAGCCCCGAAGCGGTGCAGCTTCTGAACGAGGCCCGCGCCCTGGCTGAGGAAGCGCAGGAAACCTACGAGGTCCAGTTTCCCGACAAGCCGCTCTGGGCCCAGGCCATCGCCAAGGCCGAGGCGGCGGCGAAGCTGGAGCCCGACGAACCCGAGGTGTGGCGGGTGCTGGCGCAGATCTACACCACCACGGGCTGGTGGATCCGGGCGGAGAAGGCCTGGAAGCGTTACCTGGCGCTCGCCGGTGAGTCCAATCCCGCGCCGCTCGCCGAGGCGCTGCGGGCGCTGGGCTTTTTGGCCTACCAGCGCGGCGACGTGAAGGCGGCCCTGGACTACTTCGAGCAGGCACTCGTCCTCGAGCCCGAGAGCGAGGAGGCCCTGGCCTGGCTGGGGCGCCTCTACCTGGAGCTGGGCGACGGCATCCGCGCCGCCGAGTACTGGCAGCTCGCGGCCAAGGTGAACCCCAGTCCTCGCAACACCTACTTCGCCGAGCAGGCCGAGAAGATGGCCCAGTACGGCCCCGAGGCGGTGAAGGCCTTTTACCAGGGCTACGCCGCCTGGGAGGCGGGCGACTACCCGACGGCCATCCAGCAGTTCGAGACCGCCGCGGGGCTCGCCCCCGACTGGTCCGAGGCCCACCGCTGGCTCGCCCGCAGCTACATGGACGCGGGCATGCCCGCCAAGGCCATTCCTCACTGGGAGAAGGTGATCGCGCTCGAGGGCAACCCCGCCGACGCCCGCCACTTCCTCAAGCTGGCGCGGGAGGCCGCGGGCGTGGGGCTCTCAGCCGCCGACGCCTTCTTCAAGGGGGTGGCCGCCTACGAGGCGGGACGGCTCGAGGAGGCCGAGCGCTGGTTCGCCCGGGCGGTGGAGGCCGACCCCGAGTACGCCAAGGCCTGGCGCTGGCTGGGCCGCGTGCGCTACGAGCAGGGGCGCTACGCCGAGGCGGTGGAGGCCTACGCCAAGGCGGTGGAGCTCAACCCCGACGACACCTCCGCCCGCTACTTCCTGCGGCTGGCGCGGCAGGCGGCCGGCGAGTAG
- a CDS encoding tellurite resistance TerB family protein, translated as MGGFSDVLGALLESQLSGGAAEKLKRGLQGGGLERMLGQALGDGGSGALGGLLGGSGGAAGMLGQLLGGSGGRAGARGLEALAGRLLGGGSASPRDLGGGLMSLLGGLAMAAMTTGGRRPARAPLGLRAPETPDEEAELESAAQVVLMAMINAAKADGRIDPQEAERIVGQLDRQGADPEVRDFVFREMAGPLDTGPMVAAARGKPELALQVYAASLLAVEVDTAAENRYLDELQRALELPPQAVEQIERSIKA; from the coding sequence ATGGGGGGATTCAGCGACGTACTGGGCGCCCTGCTCGAGAGCCAGCTCTCGGGCGGGGCCGCGGAAAAACTGAAACGGGGGCTGCAGGGCGGCGGGCTCGAGCGGATGCTGGGCCAGGCTCTGGGAGACGGCGGGAGCGGCGCCCTGGGCGGGCTGCTGGGCGGCTCCGGCGGCGCAGCGGGGATGCTGGGGCAGCTGCTGGGCGGGTCCGGCGGCCGCGCCGGCGCCAGGGGGCTCGAGGCCCTGGCCGGCCGGCTGCTCGGCGGCGGTTCGGCCTCCCCGCGCGACCTCGGCGGCGGCCTGATGAGCCTCCTGGGCGGCCTGGCCATGGCGGCCATGACCACGGGCGGCCGGCGGCCGGCACGCGCGCCCCTGGGCCTGCGCGCTCCCGAGACCCCCGACGAGGAAGCGGAGCTCGAGAGCGCGGCGCAGGTCGTGCTGATGGCCATGATCAACGCCGCCAAGGCCGACGGGCGCATCGACCCCCAGGAGGCCGAGCGCATCGTCGGCCAGCTCGACCGGCAGGGGGCGGACCCCGAAGTGCGTGACTTCGTTTTCCGCGAGATGGCGGGGCCGCTCGACACCGGCCCCATGGTGGCGGCGGCGCGCGGCAAACCCGAGCTGGCGCTGCAGGTCTACGCGGCCAGCCTGCTGGCGGTGGAGGTGGACACCGCCGCGGAAAACCGCTATCTGGACGAGCTGCAGCGGGCGCTGGAGCTCCCACCGCAGGCGGTGGAGCAGATCGAGCGGTCGATCAAGGCTTAG
- a CDS encoding uracil-xanthine permease family protein, translating into MERHAPNQWILGLQHTVAMFGATVLVPLLTGLDPSVALVSAGAGTLLFHLITGGRVPVFLGSSFAFIAPMVAAGKAGFSVAAIGGGIAAAGLIYGLMALLVMAIGSERVRRVFPPVVTGPVIVVIGLTLAPVAIDMATKGWLLAIVTLAAAIVAAVFFHGLFKMLPILVGVTVGYVVALFSGAVDLTPVREAAWIGLPAFTWARFELGAVFLIAPVAFVTVMEHIGDILTNGRVVGQDFFKKPGLHRTLLGDGAATALAGLIGGPANTTYSENTGVLAVTKVYDPAILRIAAVFAILLGFSPKLAALLQTLPVGVLGGISILLFGMIASVGIRTLAEAQIDFTHSRNMIVVALILVLGLGGAVADLGTITVAGAEVPLQASGMALAALVGVVVNLLLPPEIDEPEA; encoded by the coding sequence ATGGAACGACACGCACCGAACCAATGGATCCTGGGTCTGCAGCACACCGTCGCGATGTTCGGAGCTACCGTGCTGGTGCCGCTGCTCACCGGCCTCGACCCCTCGGTGGCGCTGGTGAGCGCGGGCGCGGGCACGCTGCTCTTTCACCTCATTACCGGGGGACGGGTGCCCGTCTTCCTGGGCTCGAGCTTCGCCTTCATCGCGCCCATGGTCGCCGCCGGCAAGGCGGGGTTCTCGGTCGCCGCCATCGGCGGCGGCATCGCCGCCGCGGGGCTGATCTACGGGCTGATGGCGCTCCTCGTCATGGCCATCGGCTCCGAGCGCGTGCGCCGGGTCTTCCCCCCGGTCGTCACCGGGCCGGTCATCGTCGTCATCGGCCTCACGCTGGCGCCCGTGGCCATCGACATGGCCACCAAGGGCTGGCTGCTGGCCATCGTCACCCTGGCGGCCGCCATCGTCGCCGCGGTCTTCTTCCACGGGCTGTTCAAGATGCTGCCCATCCTGGTGGGGGTGACGGTGGGGTACGTCGTCGCCCTTTTCAGCGGTGCGGTCGACCTCACCCCGGTGCGCGAGGCCGCCTGGATTGGCCTGCCCGCCTTCACCTGGGCGCGGTTCGAGCTGGGCGCGGTCTTCCTCATCGCTCCGGTGGCCTTCGTGACGGTGATGGAGCACATCGGCGACATCCTCACCAACGGCCGGGTGGTGGGCCAGGACTTCTTCAAGAAGCCAGGGCTGCACCGCACCCTCCTCGGCGACGGCGCGGCCACCGCGCTCGCCGGCCTGATCGGCGGCCCCGCCAACACCACCTACTCCGAGAACACCGGCGTCCTCGCGGTGACCAAGGTCTACGACCCCGCCATCCTGCGCATCGCCGCCGTCTTCGCCATCCTGCTGGGGTTCAGCCCCAAGCTGGCGGCGCTGCTGCAGACGCTGCCCGTCGGGGTGCTGGGCGGGATCTCGATCCTGCTTTTCGGGATGATCGCGAGCGTGGGCATCCGCACCCTCGCGGAGGCGCAGATCGACTTCACCCACTCGCGCAACATGATCGTGGTGGCGCTCATCCTGGTCCTGGGCCTGGGCGGCGCGGTGGCCGACCTGGGCACGATCACCGTGGCCGGCGCCGAGGTGCCGTTGCAGGCCAGCGGGATGGCGCTGGCGGCGCTGGTGGGCGTGGTCGTCAACCTGCTGCTGCCGCCCGAGATCGACGAGCCCGAGGCCTGA